The genome window GAAATGTAGTAAGCAATCGAAGCTCAAGCTGTTTCAAGGaggtttttttgtacattttactcactgtagccttgtatttcactgcaatatgtaCATTCTGCAGCTTTATAggatcagcacaatcatggctaaaagtgggaaaactcaaaaatgtattttgtgaagAATAACATGGTAATAATTTCCCTGATAATTGAAATGTTTGCAGTTTTACAAACTCTACttccaacctctcctgtcctctcctctctgctctgtgcaaacCTGCAgtttgaatatttgtcacgtgaccgttcatctcagcaaAATTAATCACGGCTTCACAAATGGTTCGAAGTTTTTGGCAAccttttaaatgagacatgtagatcaaagtgattttgaaatataaaaattataagCATCCTTTTGGTTTAGGAAACTTGTCTAACCTATGATCAGACTCTCTGAAAGTTCAATttctgacaataatgcctgttttgacatttttttgctgatttttaaatATGCCATGTTGGGTTCTGGAAAATAAGAATGGACATTTTGCAAAACACATTTGGCTCATGATAAATTTTGATCGTTCATATGATCAGATCAAGTCAGGTCAGGGATCCCCTACCCTTCTTAAAAAACCCTTTCatcttccaaaaaaagttggggtGCTGAGAgaagtcaataaaaacataattaaataatttgcaAATCATTATAGACCTATATTCAATTGAATAAAGCACAAAGctaagactgttaatgttcaATGgacaaacttttgttttctttctctgaaTTCCGAATATGATGCATTATGGGTATTTTTACGTTTTTCACAGCACACAAACTACTTTGGAATCAGGGCTGTAAATTAAGTTAGTTCTGTAAAATGCTCAGCAACAGTTGGCCCCAAGTGTCAACCTGATACATGAGAGGGCCGGCGtgactgcaggtttttgtttcaACCAAGCAAGAGCTCGCCAGACAACCATTTCAATCACCTGAACAGTCAGTTATTttgctgtgtaaaatgtgcTACTGTTTGGTTGGAAAGAAGCCCTGCAGCCACACCTGCcttttcatggatcagtttgacacccctgccccCTTAACAAATCAGTGTTCAAGgaagaaaaacattacattttgaaattttgaatGAAAACATAGACTTTATCCTGTGTGTCATACCAGTGATAGCGCGGCGAACCTCCCTGGCTGCCTCCTCACGAGCCTCCACAGAGGCCTGCTCACTGTACCAAGATGTGTGTGGGGTACAGATCAGGTTGGGGGCGTCCTTCAAAGGTCCTGTGGAGAAACTGGTAAAAGGGGAAAAGGTTGTTAGGCTAGAGATACACTTGCATTTGCATGCAAACGATGGCTACTTCATGTTTCCTGCATCCGTTTTTAAGGATGGCAGAAATTACAGGACATCCACAAGATGTAATATACTCCTGAAAGTATAGTTGATCGGGCATCTCCGGCTTATAGAGAATAGTACTGAGGTTGTATCGTGCACAGCTGTTGGGTGTAACTTGTGCACCATTACCTGAAAGGTTCTGTCTCGTGGACGTCCAGGGCAGCCCCTCGTATCCGGCCTTCTTTCAGGGCCTGAGCCAATGCTTTCTCGTCAACCAGACCGCCTCTTGACGTGTTCACCAGGAAGGCTCCCTGACGCATCTGTATCATAGAGTTAGTCACAGTATGATTTAACGGTTTCAATTTTGTATATGCATGTTAAGCACTTTGGGCTGCATGTTTGTATGAGAGGTGATTTATACATAAGTTGAATTATGTTCAAAATGTTACACTCAACAGGCTGCAGAACTAATTTTTACATTCCTCAATCTGTCACACTGTTAAACAAAAGGGGAGGCTCTCATTCGGACAAGGCCCTTGTGCAAAAGCAGCAATTTGCTTAGCTGATTCGGGCTACATAGACACAGAATTTATATAATTTCCTCTTCAACAGCTGATCTTTTCCTCACAAATAGCAAGAGGAAATGAGAGTGTGCAATGTgacaaatgtatctttttactgtttttcaatCCAGTTGGCATGACTTTAATCAGTTGCTGCCTTTTCTAAACACAACAACATTTGAGGTTGGAAATGAGAGGGCAAACATGAGACCAAACGTGTGTTTTGCATATTCAGAGTGGATCCACACACCTGTTTGATGGTGAAGTCATTAATGAGGTGGTGGTTGTGCTCGTTGAGGCTGCAGTGCAGGGATACACAGTCCGAGTGGATGAGCAGGTCCTGCAGAGTGGCCATGCGCTGCAGGCCCAATGAGCGCTCCACACCATCAGGCAGGTAGGGGTCATAAAAGATCACACCGAAACCAAAAGCCTTAGCCCGCAGAGCCACAGCTTGGCCAACACGCCCTGGAAGTCAAAAATAAATGGTAAGTGGAAATTAAGTAGAAGTAAGTATTTTATTGGACCGTAAATACTAAACATTGGTTTGTGGCTATGTCACCCTCAATCGTGTCTAGGCATCCAAATTGACACTTTTCACTCACCTAGACCGATGATGCCGAGTGTCTCACCCCGGATACGAGCAGCACCACCAGCTACCTCTCTGATCTGTTCCACACTCGAGGCTCGGGTTCCCTCCCTGAGGGCCTGGTGCATCCAGGTGACTCGCCTGTACAGGTTGAGGATCAGGCATAGTGAAGTGTCGGCTGTCTCCTCCACAGACGATGCTGGCACATTACAGACAGCAATACCTGGATGATGGTGAAAGTTTGAAAGAAATATGAATCACTCTGTGTGTTGTTCTGAACTCATGGTTGACCGTGTgtctgaaaaaatgttttaacgcGCTCACCTAGCTCAGCAGCTGCTTTGATGTCGACATTGTCGAAGCCAGAGCCGATCCTGACAATAACGCGAAGGCCTTTGAACTTTTCCAAGTCGTCCCTGGACAGAGTGATGGTGTGGTAGAGCAGGGCAGCAACTGCCTCATTTAGCACCTGCAGAGGACAAATGCATCATAAATTCTTTGAACCACATAAACTGCACTTAGCACTTAAATGTTACAGCAGTTTAAAGAGGGGCAAGGAGACATTAGACTTGGCTAAATGTTCCTCCTGAATTGACAGGCTGTTTGGTGTTGACAGTTGTTCTAGACAGAATGAAGACCACAGCGGTATTTTTGGGTACAGCACAAATGTAAATTACTTTCATACTACATCAGAATTAAGTACAGCCTCATGGATTGGGATTATAGTAGGGATATGTTATGtttgggggtgtgtgtgtgtgtgtgtgtgtgtgtgtgtgtgtgtgtgtgtgtgtgtgtgtctaccttCTCATGAATCTCTTGTGTGGACTGGGCATCGCAGAAGGCCACTGTGGCCACATCTTTGAGGATGGGCATTTCCACAGTGCAGTCACGCCCGTCTAGCAGGGCAACTAGGGGCCGCGGGTGCATTGGCCCATTCAGGATTGGGGGTCGGATACCTGAGTGAGACAGGGAGAAAATAATGTTAGATGTTGTATATGAGGAagaggttatatatatattacattcaaTGATCATTAGAAATCTGggacaaaaatgacttaaatcaCATTAATGGCAGATAACTTTAAGTTTTTGGTAAAGCATTTTCATCTGATGACACCTGGTGTACAGTTACCAGCCGCCTTCTTTTTAGAACCAGCtaaattaaaggaatagttcagatTTGTTGAATTGGGTTTGTGTGAGGTTTTTACCCACAGTCAGTGAGTTACATTAAGTTTAAGTGTATTCTATATTTACAATCTTTTCAtgctttaccttgccatcagacagacCTGTTGGGAAGCAGAAGCTGTTATCTCTGCTCTCTTACAAAACCAGTATTTCCTGTgaaattgtgttattgtttaACCTAATGACGGTAAAACCGAACTAACCCTTCAAAACACCAGGCAGCCGTACACCAGCCAACTCCTGTGTAATGCAAGGCAGAAGCCTTGCATTACACAGGAGTTGGCTGGTGTTatggtttcttcttcttcaaaaaaagagtttggtggctttaaagagatCAGATAATAATTTCAGTTCCCTGTGAGAAAGGGCTGTCTGGCAGCACTGATACTAAAGCACTgataatattctaaatatagcatacacttaaactgatattttttttaggtggaccttttttaggtggctaaaattgGCTTTGCTGCTCCCCTCTTcgacagcagtacattgcttagcttctgggGGCGTGCCGACTGCCATCTAATGTAGGTAATACTCTGACTATGGACATGTATCGtactcatacaaccccacttaaaaaaaaagaatctgaaCTACCCCTTTAAGCTAGAGATTAGTGAGTCAACAGTCTGCATTTCCCATGTCTGGACTACCCGATCTGATGCAAGTCATCATACCCTCAAACAAAATCCCCCAACACATGGCTAAAGTTAACAGGGCTAACTGCCACACTCTTCAGACAATAATAACCCAGACTTTTATGACTCTTTTTCCCCTCAACACATCCACCTCTACCAAGACCCTTAGGGAAATACAAGGATGATGTGTATAAGTGTGCGAGCGTTCTATGGTTATAAAATTGATGTGTAACTAAATCCGTGATGGGGTATGGAGAGTGTCCAGCATCCTGGCCTATTTGGTATTGACCTCCAGCTCTGTTGAGTAATGCCTGGAACCAAAACACACTGTGCAGCTTTGATCGATCTATCTCTACTCATTCTACTCGGGTCGTTAGACTCCTCATAATAGGAAAGTTAGATTTTAGTTAATGAAGCAGAAGTCTGGGAACCTGACCTGCGACTGTATGAGAAGTGCgcacacagagaggagggggcTGGGACGGGAGGGGGAGAGGTGATGGGAGTGTGGCGGCTGGGGGAGGGGCGGAGAAAACTGCGGGGTCTCGGTGAGGAGGCAGTGGGGGTTCACGAAGGGGTCTGAGTCATGACCTAAATTCTAGCGTCTGGAAGAGTCCCTCCTTCCTATTTCTCTGGTTCTCCCATTTCTTCAGATACACACACCTTACTGGCATCTGCTCATCCAACCCATGTGCACCATGGTCATTTTACCATTAAGCCAACAAAGGAAATGTTGCATGTGAAAAACAAATCAGAGCCATAAATAAATGGCACATCTTGGCCCATGCATTGATGGAAAACTAATAAGTGAAACTGAATCTACATGTTATATCTGCAAAAGTGTTTTACACCACTCCCTCTCCCTGTCCTCTTCTCAGCAGTTTTTGGCTTGGACTGACCCAACACATGCACCAGTACACACTGTCTTGTCCCTGCAGcgtgacaggtgtgtgtgtgtgtgtgtgtgtgtgtgtgtgtgtgtgtgtgtgtgtgtgtgtgtgtgtgtgtgtgtgtgtgtgtgtgtgtgtgtgtgtgtccgtcccAGGGTGAGGGAGTGTGCCTAGCTGGAACATTCACTTGGACAGAGGGCAGGAGGTAATGGTGAGACTGCCGAGGAGGGAAGGGAGCTGGTAGCCGAGGgtggaaaacaaatatttgtgaATACTTCCTCTGACGTCTGAGCATTTTCCAATgcatacacaaaacacacaccggcaaagaagaaataaaaagatacaGCCCGGCACCATTATGAAAATGTGCTACAATGTTCCACTCTACTGCACTCATTTAGCAGTGTGATTCGACTTCATTGCAGATGGTTCAAGAATGCTAACAGGCCTACTGCTACACGCTGAACGCACAAAGAGACGCTTACTATGTAGAATAACCCAAAGGGATTCATCACAAAGACCCCTCTGAAAAAGTAGTTCTGGAAATATACAAGTAGGCCTACACAAAGAGTAATTTGAGTATAGGACACTGGCATACCCGAGGCCTACTAAGCGTAAGCATGGCCGCACACACAATACAATTCATTCagtgattcattcattctccctccctctccccctttctTTCCCCTCactccctcctcttcttctctctccctctggccGCAGTTGGAGGAGTAAGAGGTGAGGGGGGAGGGGCAGCAAACGATGATAATGCAGCAAGCAGCGGTACTCCACCCAGACGCAGctagacacacacacggttATTCAGTTCCTTCTTGATGGCTGCGACAACCAATACGCTCTGAACATAAAAGGGAAAATGCACACACATAGCTGCTCCACACCCAAACCTTAGATCTCTCCCCCCACACagttcacaaataaaaaaaacacatgccaAAATAGAAAACACATGAGCACCAAGCCTAACCTTGCATTATGAAGTCTGTGAgcctgtcttcctctctctctctccctctctcgcctCGCTCTCCCTCTAtcgctctttttttctccctccctctctgtcagCCTGCTCTTGGCTGGCTGGATCCCAGCTGTCATCCACGCCCAGCCCCTCCCCCACGGCCAGTGTCCAATCACAGGCAGCAGCATTGAGGGCCAGCCAACCAGCACTAACCTCATTAGCATAGCCGAGGCTGAGGCCGAGGGCGGTTTGGGCTGTTGTCGTTTTTTAAAGAGACAGCTGGCCCGTTTCCCTGTAGCTGCGGCCACGACCCTTCACCTTGTCCTCTCCCTCTCACCCGTCTCCAGAGACTCACCCAGACTGTTCCCTCCATTTTAGCACACCATTATGTCTGATCTCCATCGTCTCCACTCGACTCAACAGCTCGAAATACTGTCTCTTCTCGAATTCTGCACTCTACCATCCATGACTGCATATACTTATAGCAACATCAAAAGTTTACTTATTTTCTGTTgtctttaatatgaaaaaatggtCAAGACTTGTATCTCAACATTCCTTGCATACctatttaacaaaaaagagaaacactaacctcctcctccctcaaacacacagagggagtAACACACATACAATGAGTGTCAGCATTTCAACCAGTCAGTTCACAATACTACAGGCAAAAGGCAGCAAGGACGAGCATGTTAACAAATAGACTttcattaatataaaacaaaaataacttcaTTAATACCACAATATGAGGAGTGgtgggaaaatatattaaaagcaACCATTATGTAGCAGAATTATACAAATGTGATATGAAAACTATCAGCATCTGCCTTTAAAGATTACTGTCAATGTTTGACCGTTTTTCTTGTCAACAGTAACAATCTGCCCTCACTTTGGTCTGCTAACATAGTTAACACAGTTGCAGCTAAAATGTTATGGCATACACAGGCCTGGACACAGCAAACACCATATATCTTTTGCAGTTAGTTATGCAATAACTAATAATGTTGTTAAGTACAAGGCTCAACTGTCTGACTATATGGGCATCATGGGTATAATACTTTATACACAATTATGTCATATTTAAATacttcacattaaaaataaatcaaaaaacaaaatatgcttTACAAATGCAAGTTTTCAGTTTTACTTACTGTGCATGAGTATTTGTGAACTCTTACCCTCACAAATGCGGTCAAGTCTCTGCCGCTTgacttgtttgtgtttgtccatCAGAGCCATAGACCACACAGTCTGAACCTGGGACAGAGAAGAACAGATCCAAGTGCTATGGAGTCCTTTAATGTTGTCCACGTAGTTTCAcctgcacaaaaataaatagaaaaaaaaagttagtacGGACAAAATAATAGTAATCCAGTTTCTTTTTTATACACCATGTTTCATGCCCTAAAAAAAGGATCAAtctgaaggggaaaaaagagggaGAATTGTATCAGtagatttaattttgtgtttaaaaaatagCAGTAACCTAATAGTCCTAGCATTAaaaaacagtatatttatgtgtacattttaaaaacaagacatgatATCAGAGAACTTAAAGAAGCCTGGCAGGAAAGAAACCGCTTGCAATTTTGGAAAAAGACGAAAGTAATTTTAGGGCTAGGAGTTATGATATAAACTGTCacaacaacatataaacatCCTTATTGTTTCTATTGTGatatcaaaaaaacaacagtgaaaCAGCTTTACGGCCATATTTCAGTAATTTGGGTGGCACTTTACGTCCTGATCCTTGCACATCAGCAAAGCTGGACTGAGTACACTAAGAGTAGGCTTTGCCATGTGGTTATTTAATAAAGAGTACTTTTTGTCATACTTATTGAATCACCAAAAATAATGCTTACCAGGATATATGCCGTTATGAAGATACAATATTTTGGCCACATTGCCCAGCCCAAGATCATCAAATTATACTCATACAGTAACAGTCACTCACTCACCTGGAGAACAATGTTCTTGTGCCAGTCAGATCGTTTTAGTTTACACTGTCAACAAAGAAAAGGCATATTGATCTGAGATTATGACAATGGCATACAGTATCACTACAGGTGTCTGGGTAAGAAGACAATAACTCCATGTTCCCAATAAGTTCATGATTACACAGCAATGGTTAAAATGTAGTATTATGTGCATACCCTGGCGATAACCGTGTTTTAATAAAGGTAGTTGGTGCTCATAACTCATTCAGGACTGACTCATACGGGCTGATACTCAACCTCTTTACTTTCACGGTTAACCATGTTTCTCTATTTAACCTGTTAGGGTTGTCGACAACTTTGTGGCCAACTTTATTTTCACTTGCAGTAATTAAACCACTCGCTCACACGGTGcatttaaacagttaaacaAGACATCTACCCGCCAACGTTTGTGAAAAGCATCAGTGGATAATTTAACTATGTcctaataaagaaaaacatcaatgGTTTGGGAACTCCTCGTTAGCAGCCAAGTTACCGTTACTAGCTAACTAGCTCACAGTGCTAGCTAGCCCGTTTCTCGGCTATCGGGAATAGCCGGCATACTGCATTGTGGATAATATGCACATGTTCCAtgcaaataaagttatttagcGTTTGTAAAGTGGCAAGTATATCACAATTAGCCGTTAAGCCCTGAAGAAGTTCAGCTTGCATTAACTTCTCAACCGCGGTCCGGGCTAATGCTAACTAAATACATAGCACAGCGGCTAGTTAGCCGATGTTGGCTAGCTAACCCAAACACAAACAGTAGAGGGGTTTAAGTAgctaacattttaattaaaactacAATTCCCTGCTAATTACTGAATATACACAGCATTTGGTGGTATTAAGTCGCCAGTGAGTTGTGAAGCATGTCAACAAAAAACATCCATATCTACATTTATGAGGCGTTTGCAGCATTGCTAAGGTTAGCTAGCCAGCGCCGTGGACTAGCGTGCCGCTGTGTGGGAGAGATGCAGAGCTAGGGGGAGCCCATTTCCTCCGGTTTGTTATCAGCGAGTGGCGCTACAATGTGAAATATCTGACCCAGAAGCTAAACAATTGATTAATTCTACAGGGAAATGTGAAAGGTCCACATGGAAGAATCCAACAGGACTACTTTGAAACCCAGTGAACGAATCTTGCAAAAATGGTCAGTTATTTACCCCGGATAAACTCTTTCAAGAGTGCTGAGACAGTGTGCGTGCGTCGGTGGTGTTCCCTCTCTCCCGATCGccatgaaatcagacaaaagAGGAAGTGGCTTGTTGGTGAGGGGGTCAGACGGTCTGTGAAACAGCATCGGTGGACTGGAAGGAGCGCCCTCACCTTCCACGGCGGAACCAAGGATCTCATATCTGACAGAGACATGACACACTGCTCACAACATGTTTTCTTATATTACAAACTTTTTGGTGTACTTCAACTTTATCCAAAGTTGGATGTTTCCTGTCATCCAAACAATTATTTCTCTTAAAAGCATacgtttttttattcttcttttattttttagatcaaggtctttttttatttttcaaatataacaaacaaagaaaatacaattcACACATGAGGCAAGTCTAGTTCCTGTCCAATCAAACAAACCTCCCAATGCCCCCCAACCACAAGTACCGGACCCCAAGCAAATTTCAATACATCCAGACACCGACACAAactaggtaaataaaaaaggaaatcacatcggagagagaaaaacaaacaaacaaacaaacaaaaacaaaaaacaaaagagatacatatatacatttggGTTACATAGAAATGTTAGTAGCGGCCATGCTTTCAacacttcttttatttttaactaatATGTATTTCAGGTTTTTGGAGAACAGTTATCACCCCCCTTccctcaaaaaacaaaacagaaatgtgtttacATCAACGTCATGATGATATCGGCTGTTATTAAAGTTAGAACGTACTTCCATAATTATAATGAAATCAGCCACTAGGTGTCACAATTCTGTTCTAAATCAGCCACTGATGTGCTATTATTTGCCTACAAGCATGGTATATTATTTGTGAAAAgaagacaagacacattttgggaaaaaaaatattctctattaaattttatttgtaCATAAATTGTGCAACAGGAATATTTCCAtctgaaaacacatgaaaaatcaTTTCTGAAAGGCCACCAAAGCTTCTGCATCACTACCACCTTTGTCACATACACTCAGAATTGGCCTTCCTCCTTGTGGCAATTGCGTACTCACTCTAACCACTGTCCAGTACATTGTGCCCTATGGTGTCCAGCTGCAGCATCGATTCAGCAATCCAATTGACTATTATAGTGCATGTGCCACCTGTTCAAAAATATCTGAATCAGCGCAAATGGAGATTGCAAAAATGTCTGGCTATGAAAAGAAGACCAGAGCACCAAGAACTCTGTATTTTAAGCTTAAGGCATGGTCAGTTTACAGTATCATCAGTATTTTTTATTGACAAAGTCTGTCTATGTTCAAGCAAttaagaaaactaaaaaaaagaaaaaagaaatatgtgAACAAAAGGGGAAGCTGTCCTTTCATTATAACAAGAAAATCTTCCCTTTGATGATGTAGTTACTCCAAAAAGGACAAGCTTAATCAGTGACAGAACAACAGCAGATGGAGACATGTCTTTAGGGTCTGTAAGGGATTTAAGAAATAGCAGTGAAATCTGGAATGTAACCCGTTTGACACACAGGAGAgcatttatactgaataaagATCACTATTCTTATGTTTTTTTGGGCTGCTCAAATATTACTATGAGGTGTGTGCACCTTTAACAGCTCACATACAGTCATGTCCAAATGCTTACCTATACTCCATCAATTTATTGACTTTCAATGTGTATTTAAATTACTTATAAGGAAATGCAGAAACACTAAGCACATTCTTCTTACTCCAGTATACAGTGTTATTTGATGAGGATATGTAAGGATATTAATATCATACCAGTGGTTAATGCAAATTAAGACTTGTATCAATATGAAATATTAGCCAAAATTCTGTGTGCATGAAAACTAGCTTATTTGCTCATGCACATTTTCCTATGGAGTGTTGAATAGTCAGgcactgtgacatttttgtgaacTGTTGAATAGTGAACTAGCTTACAATCATACTGTTGTAATTTGATATTAGCTTCTAATTGCTTGGTTCTTGATTATGAACTCTGGACATATGCCTTAGGAGGGCAGCAGGTTCCCAAGGACTCTGCCAGAAGAGCGGACAAAGCCTACAGGTGTGCTTAACATAGTTATGAATGCAGTAATCACACTTAGAGCGTCAAGGAGAGGT of Centropristis striata isolate RG_2023a ecotype Rhode Island chromosome 12, C.striata_1.0, whole genome shotgun sequence contains these proteins:
- the LOC131981572 gene encoding C-terminal-binding protein 1, which produces MALMDKHKQVKRQRLDRICEGIRPPILNGPMHPRPLVALLDGRDCTVEMPILKDVATVAFCDAQSTQEIHEKVLNEAVAALLYHTITLSRDDLEKFKGLRVIVRIGSGFDNVDIKAAAELGIAVCNVPASSVEETADTSLCLILNLYRRVTWMHQALREGTRASSVEQIREVAGGAARIRGETLGIIGLGRVGQAVALRAKAFGFGVIFYDPYLPDGVERSLGLQRMATLQDLLIHSDCVSLHCSLNEHNHHLINDFTIKQMRQGAFLVNTSRGGLVDEKALAQALKEGRIRGAALDVHETEPFSFSTGPLKDAPNLICTPHTSWYSEQASVEAREEAAREVRRAITGRIPDSLKNCVNKEYLMAASQWPSMEAATVHPELNGATYRFPPGLINVAAAGGLPGAGAGVESLVSGTLAHGITPVSHPPHAPSPNKAEADRDIPSDQ